In a genomic window of Gloeocapsopsis dulcis:
- a CDS encoding FHA domain-containing protein produces MIVCPNCNHSNPDGAQTCEACYTPLPATATCPNCGATVQTDASFCGQCGFNLKASRATEEIFAGDISTDVGNDIPALETPEPLVEPQRLVISAHPSAETSSQSYLVESVETPKSQSELTSPASDTTPLPTTPVSSAEQVSTVSGSPTGSSKTQLQQQTIKLLHVQTDTNIELPQNLGVIHIGKPNDRIPPDIDVSGFPNSEIVSRIHADIRVEGDAYFVEDVGSSNGTYVNSRPLQPGDRHRLRAGDRIALGKGDLVTFLFQMS; encoded by the coding sequence ATGATTGTCTGTCCTAACTGTAATCACTCTAACCCCGACGGAGCGCAAACGTGCGAGGCTTGCTATACTCCTTTACCTGCTACCGCAACTTGTCCTAATTGTGGAGCAACGGTACAAACAGATGCAAGCTTCTGCGGTCAATGTGGTTTTAACTTAAAAGCAAGTCGAGCAACAGAAGAAATTTTCGCAGGTGATATCAGCACGGATGTTGGTAATGATATTCCAGCATTAGAAACTCCTGAACCACTTGTTGAACCACAGCGCTTGGTAATCAGCGCACATCCGAGTGCAGAAACCTCAAGTCAGAGTTACTTAGTAGAATCAGTAGAAACACCGAAATCACAATCTGAATTAACATCACCAGCAAGCGATACTACTCCACTGCCCACGACTCCTGTAAGTAGTGCAGAGCAAGTTAGCACAGTCTCAGGTTCGCCTACAGGTAGTTCCAAAACGCAATTACAGCAGCAAACAATAAAATTGCTACATGTCCAAACTGATACAAATATAGAATTGCCACAAAATTTAGGTGTTATTCACATTGGTAAGCCTAATGACAGAATTCCCCCAGATATTGATGTGTCTGGATTTCCCAACTCAGAGATAGTCTCGCGAATTCATGCGGATATTCGCGTTGAAGGAGACGCATACTTTGTTGAAGATGTCGGCAGTTCCAATGGCACTTATGTCAACAGTAGACCACTGCAACCAGGCGATCGCCATCGTTTGCGCGCAGGCGATCGCATTGCCCTCGGTAAGGGAGATTTGGTCACTTTCTTATTTCAAATGTCCTAG
- a CDS encoding FHA domain-containing protein translates to MITLILLHPLHSTPIQHWTFADESVICIGRATDNNVVLYSAVVSRKHIELRCSNGNWEIISLGANGTFIDDRRITKMPVIDGVTIRLAQSGPQIQIRLGVVSTPIQETKKPVSQPKPKTASFKEQTTSRDTAIETIFGEPLEFPAATPPKEPSKETVIGEPFRKYTQD, encoded by the coding sequence GTGATTACACTCATTCTCCTACATCCGCTGCACTCGACACCAATTCAACATTGGACATTTGCCGACGAATCTGTTATCTGCATAGGACGTGCCACTGATAATAATGTTGTATTGTATAGCGCGGTTGTCTCTCGCAAACATATCGAGTTACGTTGCAGTAATGGCAACTGGGAAATTATTAGCTTGGGTGCGAATGGTACTTTTATCGACGATAGACGAATTACAAAAATGCCCGTGATAGATGGCGTAACAATTCGTTTAGCACAATCAGGACCACAAATTCAAATTCGCTTAGGAGTTGTTTCTACACCAATACAAGAAACGAAAAAACCTGTATCACAACCGAAACCGAAAACTGCCTCATTTAAAGAGCAAACAACCTCGCGCGATACAGCGATTGAAACAATCTTTGGCGAACCATTAGAGTTTCCAGCAGCTACACCACCGAAGGAACCATCAAAAGAAACCGTGATTGGCGAACCATTTAGAAAATATACTCAAGATTAA
- a CDS encoding AraC family transcriptional regulator, whose protein sequence is MKAAAKQEKIKFWREEVALSHLELLHARYITHSFSRHAHETFAIGVIEQGAEAFSYQGEKHIAPAGSVVVINPGEVHTGSAANIHVGWTYRMLYPDIKLLQQATSEAGQQTSEIPYFPIAVIQDSQLARLILKLHHTLEKVTCTLEQDSCLLWTLAQLIARHAGERLIWRVGKESQAVLRVQEYLEAHYTKNISLDAIARIANLSPFYLIRTFRKCIGLPPHEYLTQIRISRAKILLLQGYAIAQVAHDTGFADQSHLTRHFKRIVGVTPGQYQHIRQ, encoded by the coding sequence TTGAAAGCAGCCGCCAAGCAAGAGAAAATCAAATTTTGGCGTGAGGAAGTAGCGCTGAGTCATCTGGAATTACTTCATGCGAGGTACATCACGCATTCATTTTCCAGACACGCGCATGAAACGTTTGCCATTGGCGTTATTGAGCAAGGTGCAGAGGCTTTTAGTTATCAGGGAGAGAAACATATTGCTCCTGCGGGCAGTGTCGTTGTCATCAATCCTGGAGAAGTCCATACTGGTAGCGCTGCGAATATTCATGTTGGTTGGACTTATCGCATGTTGTATCCTGATATTAAACTTTTACAGCAGGCTACATCGGAAGCTGGGCAACAAACGTCTGAAATTCCTTACTTTCCGATCGCCGTAATTCAAGATAGTCAACTGGCGCGATTGATTCTCAAATTGCATCACACCTTAGAAAAGGTTACTTGCACTTTAGAGCAAGATTCCTGTTTGTTGTGGACACTCGCACAATTAATTGCGCGACACGCAGGAGAACGCCTGATATGGAGAGTAGGCAAAGAGTCTCAGGCGGTACTACGAGTGCAGGAATACTTAGAGGCACACTATACAAAGAATATTTCCTTAGATGCGATCGCCCGCATTGCTAACCTGAGTCCGTTTTATCTTATTCGCACGTTTCGCAAGTGTATAGGTTTACCACCCCACGAGTATTTAACGCAAATCCGCATTTCTCGTGCCAAAATTCTACTATTGCAAGGATATGCGATCGCTCAAGTAGCTCACGACACAGGTTTTGCCGATCAAAGTCATTTAACACGACACTTCAAACGCATTGTAGGTGTTACTCCTGGGCAATACCAGCATATAAGGCAATAA